DNA sequence from the Blastomonas fulva genome:
GCCGGGTTCGACATCGACCAGCACCGTGGCGGGATAGAACCAGCCCTTGCGATCGGGAATCTCGCCACCGGTCAGCACGCGCGCACCCTTGGCGACGCTCTTTTCGACCTGATCGTGCAGCGAGTCGCGCTGGCGCTTCGAGACCAGCGGGCCAAGCTGGGTGTCTTCGGCAGTCGGATCGCCCATCTTCAGCGCTTCGAACTGCTGGACATAGCCCTTCACGAACGCGTCGTAATTGGCGTCGGTGACGATGAAGCGCTTGGCGTTCACGCAGGTCTGGCCGTTGTTGTAGATGCGGCCCTGCACGCAGGTCTTGATCGCAAGATCGATGTCGGCATCGTCGAGCACCATGTAAGCGTCGTTCGAACCGAGCTCGAGGACGGTCTTCTTGACCACCGACGCTGCCTTGGCTCCGACCGCGCGGCCGGCCTTGTCGCTGCCGGTCAGCGTCACGCCGCGCACACGCTTGTGTTCGATGACACGGTCCGACTGGTCATGATCGATCACCAGCACGCCGAACAGACCCTTGGGCAGCCCTGCGCGCTCATACACATCACGCAGGAACAATCCGCTGCCGGTGGAGCTTTCAGCATGCTTGAGCAGCACGCCGTTGCCCGCCATCAGGCTGGCAATCGAATAGCGCACCGCCTGATAGGCGGGGAAGTTCCAGGGCTGGATGCCGTAGATGACGCCCAGCGGGGCATGGGTAACATAGCCTTCGCCATTCTGGACCTGTCGCTTCTGGTCGGCGAGCGCTTCGGGGCCCTGCTTGGCGGTGTATTCGCAGATCGATGCGACCAGGTCGACTTCCTGCAGGCTGTCGCGCAGCAACTTGCCGACCTCGTCTGTCATCAACTGCGCGAATTCGTCTTTCGACGCGCGCAATTCATCGCCAATACGGCCGATCACCCTGGCGCGCTCTTGCAGGCTCTGCATCCGCCAGTCGAGAAAGGCGCTGTGACACGCTTCGATCACGTCGTTCGCCTGCGCGTCGGTCATGTAGGTGTAGGTCTCGATCGGCTCTTCGGTCAAAGGGTTGATCGTCTCGAAACTGCGTTCGCTCATAGTTTTGGTCTCCAATGGACGGGGGTGGTACGGCCGGGTCAGCCGTAGGTGGCGCGGTGGCTGTCGAGCGTTTTCTCGACATCCTTCAGCGCGCCGAGGAATTCGTTTTCCCAGCCGCCGGGGGGCAGCTGGCGTACCGCCGAGTGCGCCGCGCACACGACTGGTGTATCGGCCCAGCTTTGCGCGCGCTCGCGCGCCCAGCCGGCGTAGTCATCGGCGGCACCGCTGCGCTTCTGCAGCGCCTTGGCGAGCATCGGGTGAAAGCGCAGCTTGGCTTCGGGCAGCACCGCGCTCAGGATGCCGGGGGGTTGAAGCACGTTGATCGTGTCGTCGACATGGACGATCCGGCTGGCGCGGTGGCGCACCAGGACCGAGGCGACATGCACCTTTTCGTCGGCACTGATGAAGTCGACGCCCTGCGGGATCGAGAACTCCAGGTCGCTCGCAAATTCCGCCTGGGTGGCGGCGTCCTCGATCACCGCCTGATCCCAAGGGAGATCGGGCAACTGCGCGAGGTGCCGCCGCGTTCCGATCAGCCGTGCGCCCGGCAACGCATCGATCAGCGCGGTACAGTGCAGCGTGTGGAACGGGTGGACATTGATGATCGCATCGACCAGCCGCCCTCCATCGGTTACCTCGATCAGCTGGGCGCGATCCGCGTCATCCAGCGCATAGCTGTCGAGCGCCACAAACCGCCCGCTGGCCCGGCGGACCAGCGACATATGGGTTCCGATATCGATCAGCTTGGCGATCTTGAACGAGCCGCGGAAATTCCAGTAATCGTCATGTAGCCGGTTCACTGGCGCTCCAATCCTTGCTGCCCAACGCATGCAAGGACTGTTACGAGTCTGGCCCGCCCCGGTTCCGGACCCGGCGCTTTTGCCGGGATTTGCCGGGACCAGGATTCGTGCCGGGCCCGACGTGCGGGTCGGCGCGCCTAGAAGCTCGAGGCGATAGTGAGGCCATAGGTGCGCGGGTCGCCCGGCTGTCCGGCGATCAGCCCGGTATTGCCGCCGGTGTTGGCCGCGAGCTGCTCGAAATATTCGACGTCGAAGGCGTTGCGCACCCAGGCGAAGAGATTGAGCCCGTCATCGGTGCGATAGCCCAGCCGGAAGTTGCTGAGCGCATAGCCATTGATGTCGGTGTAGATCGAGCGCGAAGGGTTGGAGGAGAATTTCGAGCGATAGTTGCCGTCAAACCCGGCATAGGCAAAGCCGTCGAGCCCGAAGACCGACACCGGTTCGTTGTACTCGAAGCCGTAAGAGAACGCCCAGTTCGAGATGCCGGGCAGCCACTGGCCCGAAATGTCGCAGTTTGCCGGGCTCAGCGCGCCGGGGACGCCTGGCGCTCCGGGCACCTGCGTACCGGTCACCGTGGTGCCGCCCGCGAGCTCGGGCGGGCATGGTGCATCGACGAAACGGACATATTCGTGATCGGTATAGGCGCCGCTGACATAGGCGTTGAACCGATCCGTCGGACGCACGCTGAAATCCGCCTCGATCCCGCGCACCCGCACCTTGCCCGCATTGGCGAGATAGCCGCGCAGCACGCCCAATTGGCCGTTGTTGACCGTCGCCTGATAATCGCGGATCTCGGTCCAGAAGCCCGCGAGGTTGAGCGTCGCGCGGCGGTCCCAGAACTGGGTTTTCAGGCCGACCTCGAAATGGTCGACCTTCTCGGGTTTCACCGAACCTGCCGCGAGCAGCGGATTGCCCGCCGCGTCGTTGGGAACGCCCGAAAGGTTGATGCCGCCGGTCTTGAAGGCCCTGGCATAGGTCGCGTAGGCGCGGATATCGGGGGCGATCCGGTAGGACAGCGTCAGGTCATAGGACAGGTTCCAGTCGGAGAACTCGGGCTCGAAGAACTGCGGCGCCAGCACCCCGCGCTGTGCGACAATCCACGGATCGTTGGCGAATGGCCCG
Encoded proteins:
- a CDS encoding NAD-dependent succinate-semialdehyde dehydrogenase, with amino-acid sequence MSERSFETINPLTEEPIETYTYMTDAQANDVIEACHSAFLDWRMQSLQERARVIGRIGDELRASKDEFAQLMTDEVGKLLRDSLQEVDLVASICEYTAKQGPEALADQKRQVQNGEGYVTHAPLGVIYGIQPWNFPAYQAVRYSIASLMAGNGVLLKHAESSTGSGLFLRDVYERAGLPKGLFGVLVIDHDQSDRVIEHKRVRGVTLTGSDKAGRAVGAKAASVVKKTVLELGSNDAYMVLDDADIDLAIKTCVQGRIYNNGQTCVNAKRFIVTDANYDAFVKGYVQQFEALKMGDPTAEDTQLGPLVSKRQRDSLHDQVEKSVAKGARVLTGGEIPDRKGWFYPATVLVDVEPGQPAYDDELFGPAASIIRAKDDEDAMRIANDSRYGLGGGIFSRDTERAKELAARHFDTGMVFINNFNVASPDMPFGGVKDSGYGREHGDEGFKEFVNAKAILVA